In Thermodesulfovibrio aggregans, the following proteins share a genomic window:
- a CDS encoding ATP-binding protein — MTDISPFLVMVKNFKSKPYSKTLPQYIESLSRIELLIIDEVGYLEISKASAALFFKLISKRYEKTSTIITTNKPFEEWNEIFGDEVIAAAILDRLLHHCYPFFITGKSYRMKELFEKGVKKE, encoded by the coding sequence GTGACTGATATATCGCCATTTCTTGTGATGGTAAAAAATTTCAAATCCAAGCCTTATTCAAAAACATTGCCACAATATATAGAAAGTCTGAGCAGAATAGAGCTGCTGATAATAGATGAAGTTGGATATCTTGAGATAAGCAAGGCATCAGCAGCTTTATTTTTTAAACTCATATCAAAGAGATATGAAAAGACCTCAACAATAATAACAACGAACAAGCCATTTGAAGAGTGGAATGAGATATTTGGAGATGAAGTAATAGCAGCAGCAATACTTGACAGACTTCTTCATCATTGTTATCCCTTTTTTATAACAGGGAAAAGCTACAGGATGAAAGAATTATTTGAGAAAGGGGTGAAAAAAGAATAA
- a CDS encoding ATP-binding protein, with protein sequence MRKIGRFRQNLTLPISSFIRMVNYEIYQSIKSYLLKIHMGLVSTDSFELVDLFSFTQPGIFSLPNIMGFDLFENVMSSEPSILGVIRFRRERYFISCTSFEDRVGKIYCLVISGEITGDFRPADLAETILKEAVLNSGYSGKILRLVYDSANDKLTFKIIPPPDITLEDIYLIDKTDLEDFVDSVRIGGSSLRYLFIGEPGTGKTDTIRAIISECKKIRENLTIFVVDAGCGVSLEVVFEFAEIFRPVLVCIDDIDLLVGSRDRTLKRDELSTALQALDGFITKDNIFLIATTNDRYLVDFALRRPGRFDLIIEFGCLEAEFYSTLVMRESRDDRLAEVFKDERILKRLSSLKVTGAFLVTLVKYLSRERFRNIRYEPEAVLSAINRLYGSFKSEIKHDKVGFQNS encoded by the coding sequence ATGAGAAAAATAGGTAGATTTCGTCAAAACTTAACACTGCCAATATCTTCTTTTATCAGAATGGTTAATTATGAAATATATCAATCAATAAAGTCATATCTGCTTAAAATCCATATGGGCTTGGTCTCAACTGATAGTTTTGAACTTGTCGATCTTTTCTCATTTACCCAACCAGGTATATTTTCCCTTCCTAACATAATGGGTTTTGATCTTTTTGAGAATGTAATGTCAAGTGAGCCCTCTATTCTTGGTGTAATCAGATTCAGGCGTGAGAGATATTTTATCTCGTGCACTTCATTTGAGGACAGAGTTGGAAAGATTTATTGCCTCGTCATTTCAGGAGAGATAACAGGTGATTTCAGACCCGCTGACCTTGCTGAGACAATACTTAAGGAAGCTGTTTTAAACTCAGGATATTCAGGTAAGATTTTAAGATTAGTCTATGATTCAGCAAACGATAAGTTAACTTTTAAGATAATTCCTCCACCTGACATCACTCTTGAAGACATATATTTGATTGATAAAACTGATCTGGAAGACTTTGTTGACTCTGTCAGGATTGGTGGTAGCTCATTAAGATATCTTTTCATTGGCGAACCTGGAACAGGAAAAACTGATACAATCAGAGCAATTATTTCTGAATGCAAAAAAATAAGAGAGAATCTTACAATTTTTGTAGTTGATGCTGGATGTGGAGTTTCTCTTGAAGTTGTCTTTGAATTTGCCGAGATTTTCAGACCTGTTCTGGTATGTATCGATGACATTGACCTGCTGGTTGGTTCAAGGGATCGCACTCTCAAAAGAGACGAACTTTCAACAGCACTTCAGGCTCTTGATGGGTTCATAACAAAGGACAATATTTTTCTGATTGCCACCACTAACGACAGATACCTTGTTGACTTTGCCTTAAGAAGACCTGGTAGGTTTGATCTTATAATTGAGTTTGGTTGTCTTGAGGCAGAATTTTACAGTACCCTTGTAATGAGAGAATCCAGAGATGATAGACTTGCAGAAGTATTCAAAGATGAAAGAATACTAAAGCGTCTTTCTTCCTTGAAGGTAACAGGAGCATTTCTTGTAACACTGGTTAAGTATTTAAGCAGAGAAAGATTCAGGAATATAAGATACGAGCCAGAGGCAGTGCTTTCAGCTATCAACAGGCTTTATGGCTCTTTTAAATCAGAAATTAAACATGATAAAGTAGGATTTCAGAATAGCTGA